A genomic segment from Chanos chanos chromosome 2, fChaCha1.1, whole genome shotgun sequence encodes:
- the pias1a gene encoding E3 SUMO-protein ligase PIAS1 isoform X1, whose amino-acid sequence MVMSLRVSELQVLLGYAGRNKHGRKHELLTKALHLLKSGCSPAIQMKIKELYRRRFPTKMVSPAELALPGVHPAPGGLPASLAQLGFDAHGAPSPLLPISLLGPKHELGLPHLPSALHPVHPDVKLQRLPFYDMLDELIKPTSLASDNSQRFQETCFAFALTPQQVQQISSSMDISGTKCDFTVQVQLRFCLSETSCPQEDHFPPNLCVKVNGKPCNLPGYLPPTKNGVEPKRPSRPINITSLVRLSTTVPNTIVVSWTSEIGRSYSMAVYLVKQQSSTVLLQRLRAKGIRNPDHSRALIKEKLTADPDSEIATTSLRVSLLCPLGKMRLMIPCRALTCSHLQCFDATLYIQMNEKKPTWVCPVCDKKAPYEHLIIDGLFMEILNSCVDCDEIQFKEDGSWAPMRSKKEVQEVSASYNGVEGGCQSPITEQRTNSTHTNSSSNSKKVEVIDLTLDSSSDEEEEEEPQPKRTCPSLSPASPQINKGVLNLHPQASPVARTPSIPHIDTSYIPPPPPLIQDYRHYYSTPSDLSDLSFFSSFLQGDNHQHYNMVMAAAAAASASGADDNELLLNRFLPYGSSQLFLDGPPTSVSSPLAPVSVNGSTSNSSSLGSSGSLRESHGHSAPPRTSAESAAAAAIYGSIPDVISLD is encoded by the exons ATGGTTATGAGTCTTCGGGTGTCAGAGCTGCAGGTTTTGTTGGGTTACGCAGGGCGAAACAAACACGGACGAAAACACGAACTGCTGACCAAAGCCCTGCACCTGCTCAAGTCGGGCTGCAGCCCTGCCATCCAGATGAAGATCAAAGAGCTTTACCGAAGACGTTTCCCCACCAAGATGGTGTCGCCCGCCGAACTGGCTCTGCCGGGGGTCCACCCCGCACCCGGGGGACTGCCCGCCAGTCTGGCCCAACTGGGCTTCGACGCACACGGAGCCCCCTCGCCCCTGCTGCCCATCTCTCTGCTGGGTCCCAAACATGAACTGGGTCTGCCTCACCTGCCCTCTGCCCTCCACCCGGTCCATCCAGACGTCAAACTGCAGAGACTGCCTTTCTACGACATGTTGGATGAGCTCATCAAACCTACCAGccttg CTTCAGACAACAGCCAGCGGtttcaggaaacgtgttttgcTTTTGCATTAACGCCACAGCAAGTCCAACAGATTAGCAGCTCAAT GGACATTTCTGGGACCAAATGCGACTTCACAGTTCAAGTACAGTTACG GTTTTGTTTATCAGAAACGAGCTGTCCTCAGGAAGACCATTTTCCGCCTAACCTCTGTGTTAAGGTGAATGGGAAACCGTGTAACCTTCCG GGATATCTTCCTCCAACCAAAAATGGTGTGGAGCCAAAGCGGCCCAGCCGACCCATCAACATTACCTCACTGGTCAGATTGTCTACAACAGTTCCCAACACCATCGTAGTGTCATGGACTTCAGAAATCGGAAGG aGTTACTCCATGGCAGTGTATCTGGTGAAACAACAGTCCTCCACAGTGCTTTTACAGAGACTAAGGGCAAAAGGCATCAGAAACCCAGATCACTCCAGAGCACTGA TAAAAGAGAAGCTAACAGCAGATCCAGACAGTGAAATAGCCACAACCAGCCTGCGAGTATCGTTGCTGTGCCCG CTGGGGAAGATGCGTCTGATGATTCCCTGTCGAGCATTGACGTGTTCGCACCTGCAGTGTTTCGATGCCACGCTTTACATCCAGATGAATGAGAAGAAGCCCACATGGGTGTGTCCTGTGTGCGATAAGAAAGCCCCCTACGAACACCTTATCATTGACGG gttGTTTATGGAGATCCTGAACAGCTGTGTGGACTGTGATGAGATTCAGTTTAAAGAGGATGGCAGCTGGGCCCCCATGAGGTCGAAGAAGGAAGTGCAGGAGGTGTCTGCATCCTACAATGGTGTAGAAG GCGGCTGTCAGTCACCTATAACAGAGCAGAGGAccaactccacacacaccaacagcagcagtaacagtaaGAAGGTAGAGGTGATTGACCTGACACTGGACAGCTCGtctgatgaggaggaggaggaagaaccACAGCCAAAGAGAACAtgcccctctctgtccccagcCTCACCACAGATCAACAAAGG gGTTCTGAATCTGCACCCACAGGCCTCCCCGGTGGCGAGGACTCCGAGCATCCCCCACATAGACACCAGCTACatccctcccccacctcctcttaTTCAGGACTACCGCCACTACTACTCTACACCCAGCGACCTGTCAG ATCTCAGCTTCTTCTCCTCGTTTTTACAAGGGGACAATCATCAG catTATAACATGGTGATGGCTGCAGCGGCAGCGGCTTCTGCGTCGGGAGCGGACGACAATGAGCTCCTGCTCAATCGGTTCCTGCCATATGGCTCTTCCCAGCTGTTTCTGGATGGTCCGCCCACCTCGGTGAGCAGTCCCCTGGCACCCGTCAGCGTCAACGGGAGcaccagcaacagcagcagcctGGGCTCCTCCGGCAGCCTAAGAGAGAGTCACGGCCATAGCGCTCCGCCAAGAACCAGCGCAGAGTCCGCGGCCGCCGCGGCCATTTACGGATCAATTCCCGATGTTATCTCACTCGACTGA
- the pias1a gene encoding E3 SUMO-protein ligase PIAS1 isoform X2: MVMSLRVSELQVLLGYAGRNKHGRKHELLTKALHLLKSGCSPAIQMKIKELYRRRFPTKMVSPAELALPGVHPAPGGLPASLAQLGFDAHGAPSPLLPISLLGPKHELGLPHLPSALHPVHPDVKLQRLPFYDMLDELIKPTSLASDNSQRFQETCFAFALTPQQVQQISSSMDISGTKCDFTVQVQLRFCLSETSCPQEDHFPPNLCVKVNGKPCNLPGYLPPTKNGVEPKRPSRPINITSLVRLSTTVPNTIVVSWTSEIGRSYSMAVYLVKQQSSTVLLQRLRAKGIRNPDHSRALIKEKLTADPDSEIATTSLRVSLLCPLGKMRLMIPCRALTCSHLQCFDATLYIQMNEKKPTWVCPVCDKKAPYEHLIIDGLFMEILNSCVDCDEIQFKEDGSWAPMRSKKEVQEVSASYNGVEGKQQRTNSTHTNSSSNSKKVEVIDLTLDSSSDEEEEEEPQPKRTCPSLSPASPQINKGVLNLHPQASPVARTPSIPHIDTSYIPPPPPLIQDYRHYYSTPSDLSDLSFFSSFLQGDNHQHYNMVMAAAAAASASGADDNELLLNRFLPYGSSQLFLDGPPTSVSSPLAPVSVNGSTSNSSSLGSSGSLRESHGHSAPPRTSAESAAAAAIYGSIPDVISLD, encoded by the exons ATGGTTATGAGTCTTCGGGTGTCAGAGCTGCAGGTTTTGTTGGGTTACGCAGGGCGAAACAAACACGGACGAAAACACGAACTGCTGACCAAAGCCCTGCACCTGCTCAAGTCGGGCTGCAGCCCTGCCATCCAGATGAAGATCAAAGAGCTTTACCGAAGACGTTTCCCCACCAAGATGGTGTCGCCCGCCGAACTGGCTCTGCCGGGGGTCCACCCCGCACCCGGGGGACTGCCCGCCAGTCTGGCCCAACTGGGCTTCGACGCACACGGAGCCCCCTCGCCCCTGCTGCCCATCTCTCTGCTGGGTCCCAAACATGAACTGGGTCTGCCTCACCTGCCCTCTGCCCTCCACCCGGTCCATCCAGACGTCAAACTGCAGAGACTGCCTTTCTACGACATGTTGGATGAGCTCATCAAACCTACCAGccttg CTTCAGACAACAGCCAGCGGtttcaggaaacgtgttttgcTTTTGCATTAACGCCACAGCAAGTCCAACAGATTAGCAGCTCAAT GGACATTTCTGGGACCAAATGCGACTTCACAGTTCAAGTACAGTTACG GTTTTGTTTATCAGAAACGAGCTGTCCTCAGGAAGACCATTTTCCGCCTAACCTCTGTGTTAAGGTGAATGGGAAACCGTGTAACCTTCCG GGATATCTTCCTCCAACCAAAAATGGTGTGGAGCCAAAGCGGCCCAGCCGACCCATCAACATTACCTCACTGGTCAGATTGTCTACAACAGTTCCCAACACCATCGTAGTGTCATGGACTTCAGAAATCGGAAGG aGTTACTCCATGGCAGTGTATCTGGTGAAACAACAGTCCTCCACAGTGCTTTTACAGAGACTAAGGGCAAAAGGCATCAGAAACCCAGATCACTCCAGAGCACTGA TAAAAGAGAAGCTAACAGCAGATCCAGACAGTGAAATAGCCACAACCAGCCTGCGAGTATCGTTGCTGTGCCCG CTGGGGAAGATGCGTCTGATGATTCCCTGTCGAGCATTGACGTGTTCGCACCTGCAGTGTTTCGATGCCACGCTTTACATCCAGATGAATGAGAAGAAGCCCACATGGGTGTGTCCTGTGTGCGATAAGAAAGCCCCCTACGAACACCTTATCATTGACGG gttGTTTATGGAGATCCTGAACAGCTGTGTGGACTGTGATGAGATTCAGTTTAAAGAGGATGGCAGCTGGGCCCCCATGAGGTCGAAGAAGGAAGTGCAGGAGGTGTCTGCATCCTACAATGGTGTAGAAGGTAAACAA CAGAGGAccaactccacacacaccaacagcagcagtaacagtaaGAAGGTAGAGGTGATTGACCTGACACTGGACAGCTCGtctgatgaggaggaggaggaagaaccACAGCCAAAGAGAACAtgcccctctctgtccccagcCTCACCACAGATCAACAAAGG gGTTCTGAATCTGCACCCACAGGCCTCCCCGGTGGCGAGGACTCCGAGCATCCCCCACATAGACACCAGCTACatccctcccccacctcctcttaTTCAGGACTACCGCCACTACTACTCTACACCCAGCGACCTGTCAG ATCTCAGCTTCTTCTCCTCGTTTTTACAAGGGGACAATCATCAG catTATAACATGGTGATGGCTGCAGCGGCAGCGGCTTCTGCGTCGGGAGCGGACGACAATGAGCTCCTGCTCAATCGGTTCCTGCCATATGGCTCTTCCCAGCTGTTTCTGGATGGTCCGCCCACCTCGGTGAGCAGTCCCCTGGCACCCGTCAGCGTCAACGGGAGcaccagcaacagcagcagcctGGGCTCCTCCGGCAGCCTAAGAGAGAGTCACGGCCATAGCGCTCCGCCAAGAACCAGCGCAGAGTCCGCGGCCGCCGCGGCCATTTACGGATCAATTCCCGATGTTATCTCACTCGACTGA